Sequence from the Vicinamibacterales bacterium genome:
ATGGCGACGGCGCTCGGGATCCACAAGTACGACGAAACGCTCGACGACTACTCGAAGCAGGCGGTGACCGACGAGGCCGCCGCCGCGACGGCGTTCCGGCAGCGGATCGCCGCCGCCGACCCGGCGTCGTTGTCGCCGTCGAACCAGCTCGATCGCGAGATGCTGCTGCACGCGATCGACTCGCGCGTCCTGTCGCTCCAGACCGTCCAGCCGTGGGCGCGCAATCCCGACATCTACAGCAGCGGCATCACCAACACCGCCTATCTGATGATCAAGCGCTCCTACGCGCCGCCCGAGGTACGCCTGAAGCAGGTGATCGCGCGCGAGAAGCAGATGCCGGCCGCCCTGCTCGAGGCGCGCAAGAACCTCGACAACCCGCCCGCCATCCTGACCCGGATTGCCATCGATCAACTCGACGGCAGCCAGGGCTTCTTCAAGGACGCGGTGCCGCAAGCGTTCCCGGAGGTCAAGGACGCCGCGCTCCTCGCACAGTTCAAGCAGTCGAACGACGCCGTGATCGCCGCGCTCGGCGACTACAAGACATGGCTGCAGACCGATCTCTCGAAGCGGTCGAAAGGCGAGTACGCCATCGGCGCCGACGTCTACGCGAAAAAGCTGGCAGCCGACGAGATGATCGACACGCCGATCGACCAGCTCCTCACCATCGCCGAGCAGGACATGGCGAAGAACAAGGCGGCCTTCGCCGAGACGGCCAAGAAGATCGACCCGGCGCATACGCCGATGGAGGTGCTGGCCAGGGTGCAGGCCGAGCATCCGCCGGCCGACAAACTGCTGTCGGTGACACAGGCCGAGCTCGACGCGCTCGGTCACTTCATGTCCGATCACCACATCGTCTCCGTGCCGCAGGCGGCGCCGGCCCGCGTGCAGGAGACGCCGCCGTTCATGCGCGCGACCACCTCGGCCTCGATGGACACGCCGGGCCCGTATGAGACGAAGGCGACCGAGGCCTACTACAACATGACGCTGCCGGACCCGAAGTGGCCGAAGAAGCAGATCGCCGAGTTCATGTCGCAGTGGTACTTCGCCGCCATCTCGAACGTGTCGGTCCACGAAGTGTGGCCGGGGCACTACCTGCAGTTCCTCTACGCGAAGCAGTTCCCGTCGGACGTCCGCAAGGTGATCGGCGTGGCCAGCAACTCGGAAGGGTGGGCCCACTACTGCGAACAGATGGTGCTCGACGAAGGCTTTCACGACGGCGACCCGAAGTACCGCCTCGCACAGATCCAGGACGCGCTGCTGCGCGATGCCCGGTTCATCGCCGGCATCAAGTTGCACACCAAGGGCATGACGGTGAAGCAGGCCGAAGACTTCTTCGTGAGCGACGGCTACCAGCCGCGGCCCGTGGCCGTGTCCGAGGCCAAGCGCGGGACCACGGACGCGACCTACGGCTACTACACGATGGGCAAGCTGATGATCCTGAAGCTGCGGGACGACTACAAGGCAAAAAAAGGCGCGCAGTTCACGCTTCAGGATTTCCACGACACGTTCATCCATCTCGGGCCGCTACCGCTGCCGCTCGTCCGGAAGGCGATGCTGGGAGAGACGGGGACCATCTTTTGAGAGTCTCCGCGGCCGCGCTCGTCACGCTTGCCGCGGCGTGGGGATTGTGGATGGTGCCGTTCTTCGGTCTCTCAAAAGGTGTCGCCGCCCAGACGATCGACAAGCGGGCGCGGTGGGGCATCGCGCTCGAAGGGGTTGGCTTCTTCTTCGTCTGGAGCGCGTGGGCGTGGGCAGCGGCGACGCCGTGGTGGCGGTGGGCGGCGGCCCTGCCGTTCCTGGCGGCCGGCCCGCTGCTCACCTGGACGAGTGCGCGCACGCTGGGACGGCAGTGGCGGTTCGACGCCGGTTTGAACGCCGACCACCGCCTCGTGCAGGAGGGATCGTACCGGATCGTCCGTCATCCGATCTACGCGTCGATGCTGGCGATGCTGCTCGGCACCGGGCTGCTGCTGACGCGGCTGCGGTTCCTGGCGATTGCGGCGGTCTTCTTTCTGGCCGGCACCGAGATTCGCGTGCGCATCGAAGACGCGCTGCTGGCGTCGCGGTTCGGATCCGTCTTCGACGCGTACCGCGCGCGCGTGTCCGCCTACATCCCGTTCGTGCGCTAGCCCCCGCCGAAGCCGTCCGCGTCCGGCGGCCGCGGCCGACGCCTTCAACGCTTTCTTAGACGATCGAGCAGCGACTGGAAGTCGGCCGGCAGCGGCGCTTCGAACGTCAGACGGCGGCCGTCAGCGGGATGCAGGAACGACAACTGGAAGGCGTGCAGCGCCTGACGCTCGAAACTAATCGTCCGGATCGCGTCGGGACCATACGTATACCGCTTCTCGCCGACGAGCGTGTGGCCGCGCAGCCGCGCCTGGATGCGAATCTGATTCCGTCGGCCGGTGCGCAGACGTACTTCGATCAGCGACGCGTCCCCCAGCGCTTCCCGTAACCGGTAGTCGCTGATCGCCTCCTGCGCGTGGGGATCGTTCGGGTGGGTCTCCTTCTGGATCAGCGCCTTGTCGTCCCACACGAGATGATCGCGCCATGTGCCGCTCGGCGGCGACGGCCGGCCGTAGACCACGGCGAGGTAGACGCGGTCGGGCTCGCGGCGGCGGAACTGATCCTTGACGGCATGCTGCGCCGCAGTCGTCTTCGCGAACACCACCAGGCCGGAGGTGTCGCGATCGATGCGGTGGACGACGAGCGGCCTGCGCTTGCCGCGCGAGCGGAAGTGGTCCTCGAGCTGATCGAACACCGAAGAGGCCTGGGCCTTGCGCTCGAGCGGCACCGCCAGCAGCCCCGGCGGCTTGTTGACGACGAGCAGTGCCTCGTCTTCGTAGACGATCAGGACGTCGGCGACCTGCCGCGGACCGGCGTGCGCGCGGGCGCTCCCGGGTCGGTCCATCCAGACGCGGACGCGATCGCCGGCCGCCAGCCGGGTCGCGGCGTCGGAGGCGCCGGCCTCGCGCTCGTTGAGAAAGATCTTTCCCCGCTCGATCGCCGTCATCGCGCGCGCCCGCGAGCCGAGCCGCGCCGGCGCGGCGAGGAACTTGTCGAGCCTCAGTCCGGCTTCGTCAGCCACCGTCCATTCAGGGAGTTGCTCGCGTCGACCGGTGGTCATAAAGAGAGTAGCTCGTTTATACTACGCGCGGTTTGCGGGCACCGAGGGCTGCGGCTCTTGTCTGGGCGCTTTCTCTCGTCATCGTCGGCACGTTCGTCGTTACGCTGACGCGGCAACCCGTCTCTCAAAAAGACGAGCCGTTTTACGCGTCCATCGCACGTGCGTATCACTACGGCCCGCCGGGTGTGCCGTCGATGCTCGACGCGTCGGCGCCGACCGCCGTCGATCACATCGCGTTCTACGGCCCGATCTACTTCCGGACGGTCGACCTGTTCTTTTCGCTGTTCGGCGTATCGGTTGCGGCGTTCCGCGCCATCGGCCTGCTCGGGGTGCTGCTCTGCGCGGCGGCCGGCGTGTGCATCTGCCGCGCGCTCGGCGGCGGCCCGTCCCGGCAGGCGTGGACGTGGCTCCTGCTGCTGCTGACGCCCGAAGCGGGTGCGGCCGCGTCGAGCGGCCGGATGGACTCGATGGCGGTAGGCATTGAGATGTCCGGTCTCGCCATCCTGCTCGCCGGGTTCGCGCGACAGCGGCGGCCCGTGCTGTATGGGCTCGGCGCCGGCACGCTGTTCGCGGCGGCGGCGCTGACCACGCCACGGACGTTTCCGTTTCTTGCGGCGCTCGTGATCGCCGGGATAGTGGAGCAGTGGCGAGCCGCGCCGGTGCCGCGCGCCACCCGCCGCGTCGGACTGGCCGCCGTCGCAAGCGGAGGCGGGATCCTGCTGGCGTGGACCCTGATCCGGTTTGGCGGTCCGGCCGGGTGGGTCCGGCTCATGGCGACCATCGCTACGCACG
This genomic interval carries:
- a CDS encoding DUF885 domain-containing protein, giving the protein MATALGIHKYDETLDDYSKQAVTDEAAAATAFRQRIAAADPASLSPSNQLDREMLLHAIDSRVLSLQTVQPWARNPDIYSSGITNTAYLMIKRSYAPPEVRLKQVIAREKQMPAALLEARKNLDNPPAILTRIAIDQLDGSQGFFKDAVPQAFPEVKDAALLAQFKQSNDAVIAALGDYKTWLQTDLSKRSKGEYAIGADVYAKKLAADEMIDTPIDQLLTIAEQDMAKNKAAFAETAKKIDPAHTPMEVLARVQAEHPPADKLLSVTQAELDALGHFMSDHHIVSVPQAAPARVQETPPFMRATTSASMDTPGPYETKATEAYYNMTLPDPKWPKKQIAEFMSQWYFAAISNVSVHEVWPGHYLQFLYAKQFPSDVRKVIGVASNSEGWAHYCEQMVLDEGFHDGDPKYRLAQIQDALLRDARFIAGIKLHTKGMTVKQAEDFFVSDGYQPRPVAVSEAKRGTTDATYGYYTMGKLMILKLRDDYKAKKGAQFTLQDFHDTFIHLGPLPLPLVRKAMLGETGTIF
- a CDS encoding isoprenylcysteine carboxylmethyltransferase family protein, translated to MRVSAAALVTLAAAWGLWMVPFFGLSKGVAAQTIDKRARWGIALEGVGFFFVWSAWAWAAATPWWRWAAALPFLAAGPLLTWTSARTLGRQWRFDAGLNADHRLVQEGSYRIVRHPIYASMLAMLLGTGLLLTRLRFLAIAAVFFLAGTEIRVRIEDALLASRFGSVFDAYRARVSAYIPFVR
- a CDS encoding RluA family pseudouridine synthase yields the protein MADEAGLRLDKFLAAPARLGSRARAMTAIERGKIFLNEREAGASDAATRLAAGDRVRVWMDRPGSARAHAGPRQVADVLIVYEDEALLVVNKPPGLLAVPLERKAQASSVFDQLEDHFRSRGKRRPLVVHRIDRDTSGLVVFAKTTAAQHAVKDQFRRREPDRVYLAVVYGRPSPPSGTWRDHLVWDDKALIQKETHPNDPHAQEAISDYRLREALGDASLIEVRLRTGRRNQIRIQARLRGHTLVGEKRYTYGPDAIRTISFERQALHAFQLSFLHPADGRRLTFEAPLPADFQSLLDRLRKR